TTTGAAATTTGCAGCCTGACTAATAGCATGCACCCCTGCATCGGTCCTGCTTGCGCCCCTAAGTTTTACATCCTCGCCTGTTATCTTTTTTATCGCAACCTTTATTGTCCCCTGAATTGTAGGCAGTCCCTGCTGCTCCTGCCAGCCGACATAGTTAGTGCCTTCATATTCAATGAGGAGTTTGATATTGCGCATAATAGCCTTACGCCTTTAGCCTATAAATACTCCCTTATCAAAACCTCTGCAATCTGGACAGCGTTCAGGGCGGCGCCCTTTCTTATATTGTCAGACACAATCCACATATTTATCCCGTTTGGTATAGTATCGTCCTCTCTTATCCTGCCAACAAAAACTTCATCATGCTCTGAAGCATCAACAGGCATTGGATAGATTTTATTTTGAGGGTCATCAAGAACCTTTATGCCCTGTGCATTGGAAAGGAGTTTTTTAACCTCTTTTGCTGTGATTTTCTTTTCTGTTTCTATATTAACGCTTTCTGAATGGCTGTTGAACACAGGCACACGCACAGCAGTTGCACTTACCTTTATTAAATCATCCCCCATAATTTTCTTTGTCTCATTTACCATCTTCATTTCTTCCTTTGTATAACCGTTTTCAAGGAACACATCTATCTGAGGAATGCAGTTAAATGCAATCTGATGAGGGAATACCTTTTTCTCAATACCTTTCATATTGAATAATGCCATCACCTGTTCTGATAGTTCATCCACTGCCTCTTTGCCAGCGCCTGAGACCGCCTGATATGTTGACACAACTATCCTCTTTATCCTCACAGCATCGTGTATAGGCTTTAATGCGACAACCATCTGGATTGTTGAGCAGTTCGGGTTTGCAATGATATTTCTTTTTTTATATTCACCTATCGCCTTTGGATTCACCTCTGGCACAACAAGCGGAATATCTGTCTCCATCCTGAACTCTGATGTGTTGTCAATAACAACACACCCTGCCTTTGCGGCAATCGGCGCATAGACCTTTGAAACAGATGCGCCCGGTGAAAAGAGTCCAATGTCTATACCTTCAAAAGTCTCTTCTGAAAGGAGTCCCACCTTCTCCTTCTTGCCTCTAAATTCAAGATATGTCCCAGCAGATCTCTCTGACGCAAGGAGTTTGAGCTTGTCAACAGGGAAATTGCGTTCCTCAAGTATCCTTAAAAACTCCTTCCCAACCATGCCTGTTGCACCTGCAATTGCAACATTGTATTTTTGCTTTTCCATCTAAAAAAACCTCCCTCTGAACTCTACCACCCTGTCTTGGTTCCTGATTCGTTAATTGTTAAATTGGCAGTGCCTTGAACTGATCCCCTTTCAGGGACAGCAGTGGCAGTATATGCAGTATTTGATGTTGCATTAAGGTTATATCTGTAATTTGCAACAGCGCCGCTAACTGATTTTTTAGGCTGAAAGGATGTAAGCCATGATGAAAACCCATTGGTAGTTACATTTCCACTGCTGTCATTTTGCCATGTATATGTTGTGGGGAAACTTGAAGCAGGTGAATATTTCCCATTATCCGTATAATATGTCTCCAGAAGCATTGAGAGTGTCTGGAGGTTTGACTTTGCCTCGCTTTTTGCACTTGCACTCATATAACTGCTGTATATCGGGATAGCAACAGATGCAAGAATAGCAAGCAGGGCAATCACAACAAGTAGTTCTATAAGTGTAAAGCCTTTGTATCTTTTCATACATCCCCCATCTCTACCCCTAAAAGTTTTAACTGGTTTTCAAGTTTTTCCCGCCACTCTATATCATCCAATGGCACTTTTTCATACGCAATCCTGTATATCATAACCGCCTCATCTATCTTCCCAAGCATAAAGGCAGCAGAACCTAAATCATATAAGTCTTTATACCCTGTGTTGTATGCAAATATATCAATACCCCTTTTCAAAGAATCGTAAGCCTTTTTGTAATCCTTTAGTTTCATATATGTAAGTCCCATCTCTCTATATATACCTGATTTTGCTGCAGCATCAGATTTCTTTAATGCTGTCTTATAATAGGATATTGCCTCGCTGTATCTGTTAAGACCATTAATAGAGATAGCCTTTAACCTGTAGCCTGTTGCCACATCAGGGTAGTTTTTTATTATCATATTCGTATAGGTAACTGTCTTTTCATAATCCTTTTCTTTATTGTGAATCATTGCCATAATCTGATTTAATATACTTGATGATGGATATATCTCAAGAAGTTTTGATATTGTTTTTTTTAATTGGTTTATATCATTTTTACCTATGACCGAATCTACATCCCTGCCGTATATTCCAAACGGGTCTATATCTTTTAGTTCGTATTCTTTTGCAAGAACAGGGTGGAGGGCATTATTGATATAAAGAATCTCTGCATCATCGAAAAATATTATAACATACTGCGGAAACTTTTTAATTATATCTTTGAAGACCTTATTGCCTATCTGAACACTGATAAATGTTGGGTTGTATTTCTCAAGCACCTTTTTAAGAGTCCATTCATTGGTAAAGGCATTGTCAGCTGTGTAAAAATCCTCATCCTTAAAAAAAAACGGCACCTCCATATCCATAAATATCTTGTATTTCGGGTGCAGCATCCATTGGAGATAACCGCCGTTGTTTGGATGATTTAAGATATTACCGCCAACCTTAATATGATTTAAAAATGTAACAATACCTTCAGGCAGATTTTTATTTGAAAATGGATACCTTGGCGGGTTGCCAAAACTATTTTTAAAATATGTAAATGACATAAATAGCAATATTGCCATAATAAATATCTTTGCCTTGCCATTCAACCATGCTGATGAACCAAATGCACAATTTCTCATTACAGGCAGACTTAATAAAAGAAACTCGTAACGGAATCTTCCCAATTTTGTTAAAAGAAATAACCCTCCGATAAGCATTAATAGATGGCTTATTCTGATGTTTTTGCTCCAGATAGATTTTACTGCTGATATACATATCGCTACAAAGAGTATATTGAATATTGTATCAAAGGACGGAATAAGTTTAATAAATTCAAATACAAGAAGTTCGTCTAAACCTGTTTGTCTGAATTCATTGATATATACAGATGCATACGCTGTTGATACAAAAGGGACCCCCATTAGTTTTGCCCCATGGGGTGTTAAATATATCATCCCGAGTGAAAGGACTGCAGAGATGATAAAGGGGTATTCTTCTCTTTTAATATGCTCCCTGTTCTTTATATGGGTAATGAAAAATTCCGCAAGATAAGACAGAATTATGAGGAATACAACAGGATATTCAATCCCGTGCAGATTAAACCACAGGATTGAAAAAAGGGGCAATAGATAAAGTAGTCTTTTTGGCTGAAATTCAAATATGTAAATAAACAAGAGTATAAAAAGGTATGTAAAGGTATGGGGTCGGACAAGGGTATATCTTGGTATTAGAAATAAGAGGCAAAGGGTAAAGATTATAAGAAAATAGATATATTTATCTTCATCCTGCCTTTTCAAGAGAAGACACAATACAAGAAAAGCAGCGGCAAGATAGGTAATAGCCCTTAAAAAAACCAGACCATAGTAATCAAAAAATGAATAGACCGCATATACCAGAACTTGAAAAAGCCAGTAATAATCAACCCACTGTCTTGGCGGTTGTATAAATGAAAAGAAACTGTCTACAGGCAAGTGCCTGTTTGTAATTATATATCTCCCGCTGTTTAAGTGATACCAGAGGTCTGTATCACCTGCTATGATAGGCCATCTCAAGAAATAATAAGCCGCTGCAGACAAGAGAATAAATATCAGGAAATAAGTGTATCGTGCTGAAGTTAAATAAGAATTAAACTCATTGTAAAGTGATAATGGTTTCATCTAAACAGGTTGTATTTAACAATGCAGTAAACTGCCCACAATCCGTCTTCCCAATTGATTTTTTTACCTTCTGTGTAGGTCCTGCCATAATATGATATGCCTACTTCATATATACGGCATTCCTTTTTTGCGACTTTGGCAGTGATTTCAGGTTCAAACCCAAAACCGTTTTCTTCTATTTCAATTGACTGGATAATCTCTCTACGGAATGCCTTATAGCATGTCTCAATATCGGTTAAGTTAAGATTGGTCAGCATATTAGATAGAAATGTCAATATGCCGTTTCCAACACGGTGCCAGAAATACAATGTACGATGCCTTTCTCCGCCAATAAACGGGAGCCGAAAACCACATCTGCCCTATCTTGAACTATAGGCGCAATAATCTTTGAATATTCATTAGGGTCATATTCCAAATCAGCATCCTGAATAATGATAATATCGCCTGTCGCGTATTTAACCCCTGTCCTTACTGCAGCGCCTTTCCCCAGATTCCTTTCATGATAAAAAACCTTATCTACTTCTTTTTCAATTTCATTTTTAAGGTGCTGCCGCGTCCCATCTGTAGAATAGTCATCAACAATAATAATTTCTTTTTTATTCGGCAGCGCCTTTTTAACAGCATCTACAATTGTCTTAATGGTTGTTATCTCATTGAAACATGGGATAATTACAGAAAGTTTCACCCTTGCCTCTCCATATACTCCTTTGCCTGATAGATAAACGCCTCCAGTCTGCTCTTTGAGTTTGTATCCTCAAGTCCTTCATAGACCATGTTTATATATGGTATGTTATTGTTTTCCTCCTTAACCTTTTTCAGCAAGGCATTTACAACAGTCCCTGGCATGCATGTAAATGGCATTGCATTGACAATACCGTGTGTGCCTTTGCGTATGTAGTCCATTGCCTTGCCAACTGATAGTATTGCCTCTCCTTCAAAGGACTCATGGATATAAGGGGAAGCGAGGTTCATTATCTCTCGTATTTCCGGTTCATGCCCTCCCCTTAAATCACCATCAAGAATATGCAATGTTTTATGCTCGTCCTTCCTCTGAAAAAAATCATGCATAACAGTTCGCAGATAATTTGAATAATGCCCCCTCTCCCGGTTCCTCTTTTTTGCACAATAGTTTGTGTAATATATCCACTCTGCAATCGGCGGCATCCTGACCTCTGCACCAAGTGATTCCAACTGCTTTACGAGATTATTGTTGCTGAATCTGTTGCTCCTGACATATATCTCGCCTACAACACCTATAATCGGCTTGCCCTCGGGTTTATAAACCGCTATTTTTCCAAACTCCTCTTTTGCCTTTCTTAATTCCCCTTCAGGGAACCTCCTCTGCCTTATTGCATCGCAGATTTTATAAAGGCATCTCCAATAAGCATCCTCTGCCTCCCCGGGATTTTTCTCGTATGGTCTTGTCTCCCTGAGTTTTTTCTCAAGTGTATCTATTGCCACAATCCCCCACCAACACAGTCTTGTGAAGTCTCCGCCAACCATCCCGAGTTCCTTATAAAAAGCCTCATCCTGGTCAGGGGCATATACAGGCACATTATTGAACCCAAGTTCATCAAGAACAAGCCTATGGTATCTGTTGTATTTTCCGAACCTGCACGGGCCATTGCCTGACGGCATAAAGAATGCTGAACATTCGGGCTTAAAATCACACCTCTTTGTTATCTTTACCATATCGCCTGTTGTGATTATGCACGGATAGCACTCCCTTCCAGATGTGTATCTCCTGCCCAATTTAAGTGTCTCATCATCAGGCTCAGGTATTACCTCTGCATCCAAACCGCATGACTGAAATGCCGCTGCCATCGCATATGCGGCATCAGCCATATTCGGCAGATAAATCTTCTTTTTAAGCCCTGTCCTATGAACAGGCTGCTTTTCAATGGTTGTCTTGGGTCTTGGGTCTTGAGTCTTGAGTCTTATGTTTTTAAGGCTGTCCATAAACGCCTCGCACCTTGTAACAGCCCCTGCATCTGCTGAATGTTCATCAATCTCAAGTTGTAAAAAAGGCTTGCCCTTTGACATATCTTTAAAGAAGTGGGTTATGAACGAATCAGGACCGCAGCCAAAGTTTGTGATATAGACCGCATAGAGGTTCGGCATGTCCCTTAAGAGTTTTGCTGCTGCTATTATCCTCTGACCTGAACGCCAGTAAATATCTACTGCTATTGCATCATCAATTGCATCATCAAGAGGCAGCATGTCAAACGGGATTGCCAAGATATTCATATCCATAAGTTTCTGGGGAAGTTCAAGGTTTATGCCGTTGTCCATTGTATTGTAAGGTCTGCCGACAATCACAAGCGCAATCTCATTAGATTTTATTTTTTTGACTGCATCTTCTCCAATCTTCATACGCTTGTTGTGGAATATCCTCTGGGACGACCATGCAATATCCAAAGCCTTATCAACCTCTGCTTTATTCCTGCCCAGCATATAACCGAATTCGTAAAAATCCTTTTTCACATACCTTTCACGCTTATTAAAATGGATAACAGGCTTTAATATCTCTACGTCCAATGCCTTAAAATCAAATGCCGATGCTGTAAGATACGGCATAGTCTGGACATAAGGACAGTGGTATGTAAATGCATGCCCTTCTTTTGCAGGTTTTAGATTTATTATACTGGGTATAAATATCTTCTTAACACCTTTGTTTATTAAATCCTGCACATGACCGTGTGCAATCTTAATCGGGAAGCATGTCTCTGTAACAATCCTCTCAACACCTTCTCTTATGATTTCCCTGTTGGTTGGAGACGAAAGAATTACCTTATATCCAAGTTCATTGAAAAATGCCTTCCAAAACGGATACATCTCATAGATAAAAAGCGCTCTCGGGACACCTATGGAAGGCACATCATCCGGAAGTTTTCTACCCTTATATGAACCATAAAGCGCCTTTTCCCTCTCCTGATATAAATCCGGCAGATGGTTGTGTTTATCAGATGCCCTGTTTATGTCATATTTCTCACAT
This is a stretch of genomic DNA from Deltaproteobacteria bacterium. It encodes these proteins:
- a CDS encoding aspartate-semialdehyde dehydrogenase, whose translation is MEKQKYNVAIAGATGMVGKEFLRILEERNFPVDKLKLLASERSAGTYLEFRGKKEKVGLLSEETFEGIDIGLFSPGASVSKVYAPIAAKAGCVVIDNTSEFRMETDIPLVVPEVNPKAIGEYKKRNIIANPNCSTIQMVVALKPIHDAVRIKRIVVSTYQAVSGAGKEAVDELSEQVMALFNMKGIEKKVFPHQIAFNCIPQIDVFLENGYTKEEMKMVNETKKIMGDDLIKVSATAVRVPVFNSHSESVNIETEKKITAKEVKKLLSNAQGIKVLDDPQNKIYPMPVDASEHDEVFVGRIREDDTIPNGINMWIVSDNIRKGAALNAVQIAEVLIREYL
- a CDS encoding prepilin-type N-terminal cleavage/methylation domain-containing protein, producing the protein MKRYKGFTLIELLVVIALLAILASVAIPIYSSYMSASAKSEAKSNLQTLSMLLETYYTDNGKYSPASSFPTTYTWQNDSSGNVTTNGFSSWLTSFQPKKSVSGAVANYRYNLNATSNTAYTATAVPERGSVQGTANLTINESGTKTGW
- a CDS encoding CoA activase, which translates into the protein RYLTGDFVGADCIRNEITAQATAAAHIDPTVDTIFEIGGQDSKYIALKDGVVVDFEMNKVCAAGTGSFLEEQAEKLGISIKNEFSDLALSCGSPASMGERCTVFIESDMVHHQQNGAKKDELAAGLSYSIVHNYLNRVVGDRRIGNNIFFQGGTAANLGVVSAFEIVTGKKITVPENHDVTGAIGVAMLAKEERVMGHGSWVRTKFKGFDLSKKKYTLTSFKCRDCANVCDIKQVTVEGEKPLYYGSRCEKYDINRASDKHNHLPDLYQEREKALYGSYKGRKLPDDVPSIGVPRALFIYEMYPFWKAFFNELGYKVILSSPTNREIIREGVERIVTETCFPIKIAHGHVQDLINKGVKKIFIPSIINLKPAKEGHAFTYHCPYVQTMPYLTASAFDFKALDVEILKPVIHFNKRERYVKKDFYEFGYMLGRNKAEVDKALDIAWSSQRIFHNKRMKIGEDAVKKIKSNEIALVIVGRPYNTMDNGINLELPQKLMDMNILAIPFDMLPLDDAIDDAIAVDIYWRSGQRIIAAAKLLRDMPNLYAVYITNFGCGPDSFITHFFKDMSKGKPFLQLEIDEHSADAGAVTRCEAFMDSLKNIRLKTQDPRPKTTIEKQPVHRTGLKKKIYLPNMADAAYAMAAAFQSCGLDAEVIPEPDDETLKLGRRYTSGRECYPCIITTGDMVKITKRCDFKPECSAFFMPSGNGPCRFGKYNRYHRLVLDELGFNNVPVYAPDQDEAFYKELGMVGGDFTRLCWWGIVAIDTLEKKLRETRPYEKNPGEAEDAYWRCLYKICDAIRQRRFPEGELRKAKEEFGKIAVYKPEGKPIIGVVGEIYVRSNRFSNNNLVKQLESLGAEVRMPPIAEWIYYTNYCAKKRNRERGHYSNYLRTVMHDFFQRKDEHKTLHILDGDLRGGHEPEIREIMNLASPYIHESFEGEAILSVGKAMDYIRKGTHGIVNAMPFTCMPGTVVNALLKKVKEENNNIPYINMVYEGLEDTNSKSRLEAFIYQAKEYMERQG